From Longimicrobium sp., the proteins below share one genomic window:
- the queD gene encoding 6-carboxytetrahydropterin synthase QueD — protein MEIFKEFTFEAAHRLPNVPDGHKCARLHGHSFRVRIHVRGPVHPVLGWVADFSDIKAAFQATYDRLDHNYLNEIAGLENPTSENLAQWIWNEVAAALPGLSRVAVRETCTSGCVYRGPEAAE, from the coding sequence ATGGAGATCTTCAAGGAGTTCACCTTCGAGGCGGCCCACCGGCTCCCCAACGTCCCGGACGGGCACAAGTGCGCGCGCCTGCACGGCCACAGCTTCCGCGTGCGCATCCACGTGCGCGGCCCCGTGCACCCGGTGCTCGGGTGGGTGGCGGATTTTTCCGACATTAAGGCCGCCTTCCAGGCGACTTACGACCGCCTGGATCATAACTACCTGAACGAGATCGCCGGGCTGGAGAACCCCACCAGTGAGAACCTGGCGCAGTGGATTTGGAACGAGGTGGCGGCGGCTCTGCCGGGTCTTAGCCGTGTAGCGGTGCGGGAGACGTGCACCTCCGGGTGCGTGTATCGCGGGCCGGAGGCAGCGGAGTAA
- a CDS encoding helix-turn-helix domain-containing protein has protein sequence MPIEIQGAVYLTANEVADALGVSRQTFWRWRREGVVPGGHTFRDRQRVFTPSELEQAREYANRVEPLDSAGREQLKLFNGSA, from the coding sequence ATGCCCATCGAGATCCAGGGGGCGGTCTATCTCACAGCCAATGAGGTTGCGGACGCGCTAGGTGTGTCACGGCAAACCTTTTGGCGTTGGCGCCGCGAGGGAGTAGTGCCCGGCGGCCACACCTTTCGTGATCGTCAGCGGGTCTTCACCCCGTCCGAGCTGGAGCAGGCCCGCGAGTACGCGAACCGCGTCGAACCGCTCGACTCGGCAGGAAGGGAGCAACTCAAGCTCTTCAACGGATCCGCGTGA
- a CDS encoding phage tail protein, whose protein sequence is MSAFDASDAAAHPFTAFNFEVEIQVPGVADKLCHAAFSEVDGLEMSMEPKTIREGGRNAGPVHMAGPVDFGQLTLKRGMTANVDLWRWFEAVSAPGGGGLRGTASVVVMGGDRTVQMQFRLEGCLPVKLKAPAFSAKDGQLAIEEMQVAYEALRLL, encoded by the coding sequence GTGAGCGCCTTCGACGCCTCCGACGCCGCGGCGCACCCGTTCACCGCCTTCAACTTCGAGGTGGAGATCCAGGTGCCCGGCGTGGCGGACAAGCTGTGCCACGCCGCGTTCAGCGAGGTCGACGGGCTGGAGATGAGCATGGAGCCCAAGACGATCCGCGAGGGCGGGCGCAACGCGGGGCCGGTGCACATGGCCGGGCCGGTGGACTTCGGTCAGCTCACCCTGAAGCGCGGGATGACGGCCAACGTGGACCTGTGGCGCTGGTTCGAGGCGGTGAGCGCCCCCGGCGGCGGCGGCCTGCGCGGCACCGCCAGCGTGGTGGTGATGGGCGGCGACCGCACGGTGCAGATGCAGTTCCGGCTGGAGGGGTGCCTGCCGGTGAAGCTGAAGGCGCCGGCGTTTTCGGCCAAGGATGGGCAGTTGGCGATCGAGGAGATGCAGGTGGCGTATGAGGCGCTGCGGCTGCTTTAG
- a CDS encoding phage tail protein: MAVERERPYNQFNFRVVIENGPDAASTRAAFQEVSGLGMEITVAEYRAGNSKDNAPLKITGTYKVPDVTLKRGLIGDLETLYNWISEVRDGSQTALRTVTIELQSEDHTQTVQAWKLTNARPTKYTGPSLSGKGTDVAVEELVLAAERIDLE; encoded by the coding sequence ATGGCCGTAGAACGCGAGCGTCCCTACAACCAGTTCAACTTCCGGGTGGTGATCGAGAACGGCCCCGACGCGGCCAGCACCCGCGCGGCGTTCCAGGAGGTGAGCGGACTGGGGATGGAGATCACCGTGGCGGAGTACCGCGCGGGGAACTCCAAAGACAACGCCCCCCTCAAGATCACCGGCACCTACAAGGTCCCCGACGTGACCCTGAAGCGCGGGCTGATCGGCGACCTGGAGACGCTGTACAACTGGATCAGCGAGGTGCGCGACGGAAGCCAGACGGCGCTGCGCACGGTGACCATCGAGCTGCAGAGCGAGGACCACACGCAGACGGTGCAGGCGTGGAAGCTCACCAACGCGCGGCCCACCAAGTACACGGGCCCCTCGCTGAGCGGCAAGGGAACCGACGTGGCGGTGGAGGAGCTGGTGCTGGCCGCCGAACGCATCGACCTCGAGTAG
- a CDS encoding DUF4255 domain-containing protein, giving the protein MSTHAAIASAMEAVVRLLRASYDPAEFNGAVLDFQVYVSDDFNHPMEQGVSLFLYRVYHNGGARNPAGRTLDGRRQRTRLPVDLHFMATAWARKASLQHEIAGWMMRVLEDNPVLPAGLLNSYRPGVFQPEETVTISLTDLSVEDTFRIWEVMIDHAYQLSVPYVARTLDLESTRSDALFGPVQEREFGMGVLEEAFP; this is encoded by the coding sequence GTGAGCACACACGCGGCGATCGCGAGCGCCATGGAGGCGGTGGTCCGCCTGCTGAGAGCCAGCTACGACCCGGCCGAGTTCAACGGCGCCGTGCTCGACTTCCAGGTCTACGTATCGGACGACTTCAACCATCCCATGGAGCAGGGGGTGTCGCTCTTCCTGTACCGGGTCTACCACAACGGAGGCGCGCGCAACCCGGCCGGCCGCACGCTGGACGGGCGCCGCCAGCGCACCCGGCTGCCGGTGGACCTGCACTTCATGGCCACGGCGTGGGCGCGCAAGGCGTCGCTGCAGCACGAGATCGCGGGGTGGATGATGCGGGTGCTGGAGGACAACCCCGTGCTTCCGGCCGGGCTCCTCAACTCCTACCGCCCGGGCGTGTTCCAGCCCGAGGAGACCGTCACGATCTCCCTCACCGACCTGTCGGTGGAGGACACCTTTCGCATCTGGGAGGTGATGATCGACCACGCGTACCAGCTCTCCGTGCCTTACGTGGCGCGCACGCTGGACCTGGAGTCGACCCGCTCCGACGCGCTGTTCGGGCCGGTGCAGGAGCGCGAGTTCGGGATGGGCGTGCTGGAGGAGGCGTTTCCGTGA
- a CDS encoding helix-turn-helix domain-containing protein, with protein MSEFMEHCLRAGRAPRVAAMARMLDLSRERLTREFGAATGRSPAEAFRQLQVRRAQELLATTSLSTGEIARLAGFGSPRAFYRTFLHCAGATPTEFRRLAREG; from the coding sequence ATGAGTGAGTTCATGGAGCACTGCCTTCGCGCCGGCCGCGCACCGCGCGTGGCAGCGATGGCGCGGATGCTGGACCTCTCGCGCGAGCGCCTCACGCGGGAGTTCGGCGCCGCCACCGGCCGCTCCCCCGCCGAAGCCTTCCGCCAGCTCCAGGTGCGCCGCGCCCAGGAGCTCCTCGCGACCACCTCCCTCTCCACCGGCGAGATCGCGCGACTGGCCGGCTTCGGAAGCCCCCGCGCCTTCTACCGCACCTTCCTCCACTGCGCCGGCGCCACCCCCACCGAGTTCCGCCGCCTCGCGCGCGAAGGATAG
- the queC gene encoding 7-cyano-7-deazaguanine synthase QueC — protein MKPRAVVLLSGGLDSTTLFYRMAAEGFALHGLSVDYGQRHRKEMDYARRTAERFGAAYDVVDLTSVTHLLATSALTNQAVPVPQGHYEAESMKLTVVPNRNALMLAAAFAVAASEDAVRVAAAVHSGDHAIYPDCRRNFIELFQEMQNASLGTHIELSTPYLDADKVTIARDARRLGVPLAETWSCYQGGADHCGRCGTCVERAWAIAQAGFDDPTVYEDAGYWREVMAESAVVTW, from the coding sequence ATGAAGCCCAGGGCTGTTGTGCTGCTGAGCGGCGGGCTGGACAGCACCACGCTGTTCTACCGCATGGCGGCCGAAGGGTTCGCCCTGCACGGGCTGTCGGTGGACTACGGGCAGCGGCACCGCAAGGAGATGGACTACGCGCGGCGCACCGCGGAGCGCTTCGGCGCCGCGTACGATGTGGTGGACCTCACGAGCGTTACCCACCTCCTCGCCACCTCAGCGCTCACAAACCAAGCGGTGCCCGTGCCCCAGGGGCACTACGAGGCAGAGTCGATGAAGCTCACTGTGGTGCCGAACCGCAATGCGCTGATGCTGGCCGCGGCCTTTGCCGTCGCGGCCAGCGAGGACGCGGTTCGGGTAGCCGCGGCCGTGCACTCCGGCGACCACGCCATCTACCCGGATTGCCGTCGTAACTTCATCGAACTCTTCCAAGAGATGCAGAACGCGTCTCTGGGCACACACATCGAGCTCAGTACACCGTACCTGGACGCGGATAAGGTGACCATCGCCCGCGATGCCCGGCGGCTGGGAGTGCCGCTCGCGGAGACATGGTCTTGCTACCAGGGCGGGGCGGACCACTGTGGGCGCTGCGGGACTTGCGTGGAGCGCGCATGGGCCATCGCTCAGGCTGGGTTCGACGACCCTACAGTTTACGAGGATGCCGGGTACTGGAGGGAAGTGATGGCTGAATCCGCGGTGGTCACGTGGTGA
- a CDS encoding phage tail sheath subtilisin-like domain-containing protein, whose translation MPEYLAPGVYVEETSFRAKSIEGVSTSTAGFVGPARYGPADGLPELVTSFAEFERVFGGLDRLEYVGETERAHNYLAHGVRNFFDNGGKRLYVSRIYALPQAEDDQPLVGDDLALATSGGRATAVIGDLTLRARYPGRAGDCRVSFAFRVGGNVLATDRDPVSGVTFNVLRGVNPDDVVYIADQGSPAGVTPAGGMLFRAERYFDDVLGRSNWRLHPGDGSGAWDLATLVAEGTGRDSVHVVSVSVEVTFVDRVGNVLRRDTFENLGLHPEGRRSVGTTFAADIPNRAQSLRTPVTFEFAPTLNEGAEVARLLLDQLTPAVGADVPAASGQTFEVALTGGSDGYRPLPEHYEGDDTDVRHKTGLRALEDVSDISIVAAPGYSAGGNVDDDARAATQAVSNALVSHAERMRYRIAVLDSANDQALADVRAQRAQLDSSHAALYYPWVRILDPVTDQEIVLPPSGFVAGIYARNDVEKGVHKAPANEVVRGALGFEISLNKGQQDVLNPEGINCFRFFEGRGNRLWGARTISSDPEWKYVNLRRYFAFLERSIERGTQWVVFENNSEPLWANVRRTIEDFLYNEWKQNHLMGDKPETSYFVKCDRSTMTQNDFDNGRLICLIGVAPVRPAEFVIFRIGQWTGDRKA comes from the coding sequence ATGCCCGAATACCTTGCCCCCGGCGTGTACGTGGAAGAGACCAGCTTCCGCGCAAAGAGCATCGAGGGGGTCAGCACCAGCACCGCCGGCTTCGTGGGCCCGGCCCGCTACGGCCCCGCCGACGGGCTTCCCGAGCTGGTCACCAGCTTCGCCGAGTTCGAGCGCGTCTTCGGCGGGCTGGACCGCCTGGAGTACGTGGGCGAGACGGAGCGCGCGCACAACTACCTGGCGCACGGCGTCCGGAACTTCTTCGACAACGGGGGCAAGCGCCTCTACGTGTCGCGCATCTACGCCCTGCCGCAGGCGGAGGACGACCAGCCGCTCGTGGGCGACGACCTGGCGCTGGCCACCTCCGGTGGGCGCGCCACGGCGGTGATCGGCGACCTGACGCTGCGGGCCCGCTACCCCGGGCGCGCCGGCGACTGCCGCGTCTCGTTCGCGTTCCGCGTGGGCGGCAACGTGCTGGCCACCGACCGCGACCCGGTGAGCGGCGTGACCTTCAACGTGCTTCGCGGGGTGAACCCCGACGACGTGGTCTACATCGCCGACCAGGGGAGCCCCGCCGGGGTGACGCCGGCGGGCGGGATGCTCTTTCGCGCCGAGCGCTACTTCGACGACGTGCTGGGGCGCAGCAACTGGCGGCTGCACCCGGGCGACGGGAGCGGCGCGTGGGACCTGGCTACGCTGGTGGCCGAGGGCACCGGGCGCGACAGCGTGCACGTGGTGAGCGTGAGCGTGGAGGTCACCTTCGTGGACCGCGTGGGGAACGTGCTGCGGCGCGACACCTTCGAGAACCTGGGGCTGCACCCGGAGGGGCGCCGCTCGGTGGGCACCACCTTCGCCGCCGACATCCCCAACCGCGCCCAGTCGCTGCGCACGCCGGTCACGTTCGAGTTCGCCCCCACGCTCAACGAGGGCGCGGAGGTGGCCCGGCTGCTCCTGGACCAGCTCACCCCCGCCGTGGGAGCGGACGTGCCGGCGGCCAGCGGGCAGACGTTCGAGGTGGCGCTCACCGGCGGGAGCGACGGGTACCGTCCCCTTCCCGAGCACTACGAGGGCGACGACACCGACGTGCGCCACAAGACGGGGCTGCGGGCGCTGGAGGACGTTTCCGACATCTCCATCGTGGCCGCGCCGGGCTACTCGGCCGGCGGCAACGTGGACGACGACGCCCGCGCCGCTACCCAGGCCGTGAGCAACGCGCTGGTGAGCCACGCCGAGCGCATGCGCTACCGCATCGCCGTGCTGGACAGCGCCAACGACCAGGCGCTGGCCGACGTGCGCGCGCAGCGGGCGCAGCTCGACTCCAGCCACGCCGCCCTCTACTACCCCTGGGTCCGCATCCTGGACCCGGTGACGGACCAGGAGATCGTGCTCCCCCCCAGCGGCTTCGTCGCCGGGATCTACGCGCGCAACGACGTGGAAAAGGGGGTGCACAAGGCCCCCGCCAACGAGGTGGTGCGCGGTGCGCTGGGCTTCGAGATCTCGCTCAACAAGGGGCAGCAGGACGTGCTGAACCCCGAGGGGATCAACTGCTTCCGCTTCTTCGAGGGGCGCGGCAACCGGCTGTGGGGGGCGCGCACCATCAGCAGCGATCCCGAGTGGAAGTACGTGAACCTGCGCCGCTACTTCGCCTTCCTGGAGCGCAGCATCGAGCGGGGGACGCAGTGGGTGGTGTTCGAGAACAACAGCGAGCCGCTGTGGGCCAACGTGCGGCGCACCATCGAGGACTTCCTGTACAACGAGTGGAAGCAGAACCACCTGATGGGCGACAAGCCGGAGACCAGCTACTTCGTGAAGTGCGACCGCAGCACCATGACGCAGAACGACTTCGACAACGGCCGGCTGATCTGCCTGATCGGCGTGGCCCCGGTGCGCCCCGCGGAGTTCGTGATCTTCCGCATCGGCCAGTGGACGGGCGACCGCAAGGCGTGA
- a CDS encoding response regulator transcription factor — translation MRTLVAASVRLYRDGISQGLQRSPGVRVVGTAGDAREVLACVEQSAPHVVLLDVSMPGALQLVHDIPHTVKAVVFAVDEEHEDTVMACVEAGVAGWVGRDGSLEHLARAVLSAARGELECSARVAALLSNRVAALARTGRAAPPGVQLTPREAEVAELISRGLTNKHIARTLALQPATVKNHVHHILEKLDVPTRGEAGALLRTLQLSGSGSRY, via the coding sequence GTGCGGACGCTGGTCGCCGCCAGCGTGCGCCTGTACCGCGACGGCATCAGCCAGGGCCTTCAACGCAGCCCCGGGGTGCGCGTGGTGGGGACGGCGGGCGACGCGCGCGAGGTGCTGGCCTGCGTGGAGCAGAGCGCGCCGCACGTGGTCCTGCTGGACGTGTCCATGCCGGGGGCGCTGCAGCTGGTGCACGACATCCCCCACACGGTGAAGGCGGTCGTGTTCGCGGTGGACGAAGAGCACGAGGACACGGTGATGGCGTGCGTGGAGGCGGGGGTGGCCGGGTGGGTGGGGCGCGACGGATCGCTGGAGCACCTGGCGCGCGCGGTGCTGAGCGCCGCGCGCGGCGAGCTGGAGTGCTCGGCGCGGGTGGCGGCGCTGCTCTCCAACCGTGTTGCCGCGCTGGCGCGAACGGGTCGCGCGGCGCCGCCGGGGGTGCAGCTCACTCCTCGCGAGGCCGAGGTGGCGGAGCTGATCAGCCGCGGGCTCACCAACAAGCATATCGCTCGCACCCTGGCCCTGCAGCCCGCGACGGTGAAGAACCACGTGCACCACATCCTGGAGAAGCTGGACGTGCCGACGCGGGGCGAGGCCGGCGCCCTGCTGCGCACCCTGCAACTGTCCGGGTCCGGCTCGCGCTACTGA